From the genome of Malus sylvestris chromosome 6, drMalSylv7.2, whole genome shotgun sequence, one region includes:
- the LOC126626495 gene encoding protein EARLY FLOWERING 5-like — MKTTKGGKVMNPTDAYRKELRKKELKRNKKERKKVREVGILKKDPETLKEQIDKLEMMKADGALDKARKHKKRQLEDTLNLVIKKQKEYVEKQKEKGEVPVMFSHLGPPKRRTTAEEEERAKHPMPEDSVYYHPTLNPTGAPPPGKPPMFKSSIGPRIPLSAASSSGAASSSRMESEDAVPVADSGNNGPGDGSVIPESLPLPPPPPLPPNPAATNPDISLPPPPLPPPPPPPPGPLPTEPISNRPLLPPPPPHQQLAQPPPPGISGNEKEQNQSTLSDQSTSKDSTQVPTMLPPPPPPPPGLPPKATNNQLGGATSDAETNNTLATKDFTNMLPPPPPPPRQQPPVPGPTLIPNLHSDVLPPGIARFPPPPPPPDMRPPLSTPGLPARPGPPGMMVPMIPRPPYGPPPGPPPMMRPPLPPGPPPTYQEDDYAARVAAHQKPSYVKSAASTVVKRPLAQHTPELTAMVPASVRVRREMAAPKAKAKPSLPTTAAPTQSATPSVKPESANSSSAPRGKNIDDSYMAFLEDMKALGALEG; from the exons ATGAAGACGACGAAGGGAGGGAAGGTGATGAACCCTACGGACGCTTACCGGAAGGAGCTCCGGAAGAAGGAATTGAAAAGG AATAAAAAAGAACGAAAGAAGGTGAGAGAGGTGGGGATCTTGAAGAAGGATCCTGAGACTCTGAAGGAGCAGATTGATAAGCTGGAAATGATGA AGGCTGATGGCGCTCTTGACAAAGCAAGAAAACACAAGAAGAGGCAACTGGAGGATACACTTAACCTTGTTATAAAGAAGCAGAAG GAATATGTAgagaaacaaaaggaaaaggGCGAGGTCCCAGTTATGTTCAG TCATTTGGGGCCGCCTAAAAGACGAACGACTGcagaagaagaggagagagcGAAGCATCCAATGCCTGAG GACTCAGTTTACTACCATCCGACCCTGAATCCTACTGGTGCCCCACCACCTGGAAAGCCTCCAATGTTTAAATCATCAATAG GGCCAAGAATTCCCCTATCTGCTGCTTCGTCAAGTGGTGCTGCATCATCCTCAAGAATGGAGTCAGAGGATGCTGTACCTGTGGCTGATTCTGGTAACAATGGCCCTGGTGATGGCTCTGTCATACCTGAGTCTTTGCCTCTACCCCCTCCACCTCCATTGCCGCCTAACCCTGCAGCTACAAACCCAGATATCTCATTGCCACCACCACCTTTgccaccacctccacctccacctccaggACCCCTGCCTACAGAGCCGATTTCTAATCGCCCATTACTTCCCCCTCCTCCACCTCATCAACAGTTAGCACAGCCACCTCCTCCTGGTATCAGTGGAAATGAGAAGGAACAAAATCAATCTACATTGTCTGATCAGTCAACCTCTAAGGACTCCACGCAG GTGCCTACcatgcttcctcctcctcctcctccgcctcccGGTTTACCGCCTAAGGCAACAAATAATCAGTTGGGAGGTGCAACATCTGATGCTGAAACCAATAATACTTTAGCGACCAAGGATTTCACTAACATGcttccaccaccacctcctcctccaaGGCAACAACCTCCGGTTCCTGGACCCACCCTTATTCCAAATTTACATTCTGATGTATTACCTCCAGGTATCGCACGTTTTCCTCCACCCCCACCTCCGCCAGATATGCGGCCGCCATTGTCCACTCCTGGACTGCCCGCTCGACCAGGTCCCCCGGGAATGATGGTCCCAATGATCCCCAGGCCCCCATATGGTCCTCCCCCTGGACCTCCTCCAATGATGAGACCACCACTTCCACCTGGCCCCCCTCCTACTTATCAAGAAGATGATTATGCTGCTCGAGTGGCTGCTCATCAGAAACCTTCATATGTTAAATCTGCAGCATCTACTGTTGTTAAGAGGCCTCTGGCTCAGCACACTCCAGAACTTACGGCCATG GTTCCTGCATCCGTTCGGGTAAGGAGGGAGATGGCTGccccaaaagcaaaagcaaaacctTCACTCCCAACCACAGCAGCACCTACCCAGTCAGCAACTCCATCTGTTAAACCAGAGTCAGCAAACTCATCGTCAGCACCAAGGGGCAAGAACATCGATGACTCATATATGGCCTTCCTGGAGGACATGAAGGCGCTCGGAGCACTTGAAGGTTGA
- the LOC126626836 gene encoding HIPL1 protein-like, translating into MGRVLAIGLLLCSLLLLFNPSTSHPLCIDSRAPSTLSVPLKFCPYNETACCNSTEDSQIQKQFQTMNISNSGCASLLKSVLCARCDPFSGELFTVDPVIRPVPVLCNSTVSSNSSQSKAAVTDFCSTVWDTCQNVSILNSPFNPSLQGGPPAKTNASELTKLWQSKSAFCSAFGGASSDESVCFNGEPVTLNDSGIPIPPHGLCLEKIGNGSYLNMVAHPDGSNRAFFSTQEGKIWLATIPEDGSGGVMGLHESSPFVDLTDEVHFDTEFGMMGMAFHPNFAQNGRFFASFNCDKVKWPGCTGRCSCNSDVDCDPSKLGSDNGAQPCQYQSVVAEYTANGTASQPSLATSARPTEVRRIFTMGLPFTAHHAGQILFGPEDGYLYFMMGDGGGVGDPYNFSQNKKSLLGKIMRLDVDNVPSAAEMDKLGLWGNYSIPKDNPFTEDPALRPEIWALGLRNPWRCSFDAENPSYFICADVGQDLYEEVDVITKGGNYGWRFYEGPYTYTPPKSLAGNTSTKPTDVIFPVMGYNHSEVNKKEGSASITGGYIYRSETDPCTYGRYLYGDLYAGAIWAGSEDPENSGNFSSSKIPFSCASDSPIACSSVPDSSLPALGYIFSFGEDNRKDMFVLASSGVYRVVRPSRCRYTCSKENATAGATPGPTGLPKSHAWWLSHPSKNAVLLFSSLVLLLLSFV; encoded by the exons ATGGGTAGAGTTCTTGCTATTGGACTTCTGCTATGCAGCTTGCTGCTGCTGTTCAATCCTTCAACTTCACATCCTCTATGCATTGATTCAA GGGCACCTTCTACTCTGAGTGTTCCACTCAAGTTTTGTCCTTACAACGAAACTGCCTGCTGCAACTCCACTGAAGATTCACAAATTCAGAAGCAATTCCAAACCATGAACATCTCCAATTCTGGCTGTGCTTCCCTTTTGAAATCAGTACTTTGTGCA AGGTGTGATCCGTTTTCGGGTGAGCTATTTACCGTTGACCCTGTGATCCGCCCTGTTCCGGTTCTCTGCAACTCAACTGTTTCATCAAATTCATCCCAGTCTAAGGCAGCAGTAACCGATTTTTGCTCCACCGTATGGGACACATGCCAAAATGTGTCGATTTTGAACTCCCCCTTTAACCCTTCATTACAAGGTGGACCGCCTGCCAAGACCAATGCTAGTGAGCTAACCAAACTCTGGCAATCAAAATCCGCTTTCTGCAGCGCATTTGGCGGAGCCTCTAGCGACGAATCAGTATGTTTCAATGGCGAGCCGGTCACACTGAATGATTCTGGCATTCCCATCCCCCCACATGGTTTGTGCcttgagaaaattggaaatGGATCTTACCTCAACATGGTTGCTCATCCGGATGGCTCCAACCGCGCGTTTTTCTCGACCCAGGAAGGCAAAATTTGGCTGGCAACAATTCCTGAAGATGGATCAGGAGGTGTAATGGGGCTTCATGAGTCGAGTCCCTTTGTTGATCTAACCGATGAGGTTCATTTCGATACTGAATTTGGAATGATGGGGATGGCGTTCCATCCCAATTTTGCGCAAAATGGTCGGTTTTTTGCTTCGTTCAACTGTGACAAGGTTAAGTGGCCTGGATGCACTGGACGATGTTCATGTAATTCAGATGTTGATTGTGATCCTTCGAAGCTAGGTTCCGATAATGGTGCTCAGCCGTGCCAGTACCAAAGTGTTGTAGCAGAATATACTGCTAATGGTACTGCATCCCAGCCTTCCTTG GCAACGAGCGCTAGACCAACGGAAGTAAGGAGGATATTTACCATGGGCCTTCCTTTCACAGCTCATCATGCAGGACAGATACTCTTTGGACCCGAAGATGGGTACTTATACTTCATGATGGGAGATGGTGGCGGTGTAGGCGATCCATACAATTTCTCTCAAAACAAGAAATCTTTGCTTGGAAAGATTATGAGGCTCGACGTTGATAATGTACCAA GTGCTGCAGAAATGGATAAACTTGGTCTGTGGGGAAACTACTCCATCCCCAAAGACAATCCATTCACCGAAGATCCAGCACTGAGGCCGGAAATTTGGGCTCTAGGACTAAGAAATCCGTGGCGCTGCAGTTTTGATGCAGAAAATCCTTCCTACTTTATATGCGCAGATGTCGGGCAG GATCTATATGAAGAGGTGGATGTGATCACCAAGGGTGGAAACTATGGCTGGCGTTTTTATGAAGGCCCATACACTTACACTCCTCCGAAGTCACTTGCTGGAAACACATCCACAAAACCTACAGACGTAATTTTTCCCGTCATGGGGTACAACCATTCTGAAGTGAACAAGAAAGAAGGTTCGGCATCCATAACCGGGGGCTATATCTATCGGTCTGAGACTGATCCGTGCACGTATGGAAG GTATTTGTATGGCGATTTGTACGCTGGTGCAATATGGGCAGGCTCCGAAGATCCAGAAAACAGCGGAAACTTTAGCTCGAGCAAAATCCCTTTCAGCTGCGCAAGTGACTCTCCGATAGCTTGCAGCTCTGTCCCGGACAGTAGTCTTCCGGCTCTAGGCTACATTTTCTCGTTCGGGGAGGACAACCGCAAGGACATGTTCGTTCTAGCCAGCAGCGGCGTTTACAGAGTTGTTCGGCCTAGTCGGTGTCGTTACACATGCTCAAAGGAGAATGCGACTGCTGGTGCAACCCCAGGTCCTACTGGTTTGCCTAAATCTCATGCTTGGTGGTTAAGTCACCCATCTAAGAATGCAGTGCTCTTGTTTTCTTCTCTAGTGTTGCTTCTCCTCAGTTTTGTCTAG
- the LOC126625914 gene encoding DDT domain-containing protein DDR4-like, with amino-acid sequence MSLESSLPPIPAVRSSPEPQQQEQPPQNDNKASAPAPTPPLSRSNRPSRACTIRAAARIQQQFQQQQNHPAEKRRAVSKKEQQQQQRDDERSSPQCSSASKIVTPLVEPPPPSLLPRWTLRSMWELASVLNFLHVYRPLLNISDEFSAEELETALITPNDTLSDIHIPLLKAIPPITRMALTRDTWVTVLCRKLRDWWHWVAEGDLPIVVSHGAEIEAYKTLDPGVRVVILKALCDIRVEQEDIRNYIDNSLKHGVQLSAFRKERIGGDSQGISYWYEDDPIIGYRLYREIRKVDMKKVKGKGSNVLPSASYQWETVATNFDEFQDVSEKLFSSKNRTEASLGKKLKGDMLAEIEKVHKRKERLLKKQHRQALLLDNFLTVDGLGPGRSLRDRKPVTYTFDDYDRSINEAIKVTKKKQPSPDPLQKREVVGRPEASSNGKWSAATNSYEHVGFSAASPKSPDYDDDDDDDEEDNKSEQLDRSNRRRQRPQRYSAKEFVEAVSDNDADFDSDDDIVGEAIYDEEYLKKRKERRKFSSSSEGDEEYHFEEENAEEEEEEEMEDSASASEDSEEPRKLKKLPGRTRREAKLRSVDELQSGLRRSKRATRNRIDYRQYEFSESEPEPMKPEKSNASDEHYDASENGDYSMESQESDGNIEDQEMKVDQAVENYPETTVEKEQNQPPEKPNSPGKEEVEGVQKRRFLDLNELAPGSGFDDGPNTLMKDDADDL; translated from the exons ATGTCTCTGGAATCTTCACTTCCTCCGATCCCAGCCGTCCGATCCTCGCCGGAGCCCCAGCAGCAAGAACAACCCCCTCAGAACGACAACAAGGCATCTGCCCCGGCCCCCACGCCACCCTTATCCAGGAGCAACCGCCCCTCCCGCGCCTGCACCATACGCGCCGCCGCTCGGATACAGCAGCAGTTCCAGCAGCAGCAGAACCACCCCGCCGAGAAACGGCGAGCCGTCAGCAAAAAggaacagcagcagcagcagagagATGACGAGCGGTCGTCGCCGCAATGCAGCAGCGCCAGCAAGATTGTGACACCGCTGGTGGAACCTCCCCCGCCCTCGCTATTGCCTCGCTGGACTCTCCGCTCCATGTGGGAATTGGCTTCCGTACTCAATTTCTTGCAC GTTTATCGGCCGCTGCTGAATATTTCGGATGAGTTCTCGGCGGAGGAGTTGGAGACGGCTTTGATCACACCCAACGATACTTTGAGTGACATTCACATTCCATTGTTGAAG GCAATTCCTCCTATTACGCGAATGGCACTTACACGTGATACTTGGGTCACTGTTTTATGCAGAAAGCTGAGAGACTGGTGGCATTGG GTTGCAGAGGGGGATCTACCCATTGTTGTTTCACATGG GGCGGAGATTGAGGCATATAAAACACTTGATCCTGGGGTCCGTGTGGTCATCTTGAAAGCACTTTGTGATATTCGTGTTGAG CAAGAAGATATTCGGAACTATATTGACAACTCACTGAAGCATGGAGTTCAACTTTCAGCATTTCGCAAAGAACGTATTGGAGGTGATTCACAAGGAATCTCTTACTG GTATGAAGATGATCCAATAATTGGTTATCGGTTATATCGGGAGATAAGGAAGGTTGATATGAAGAAAGTGAAGGGAAAAGGTTCCAATGTCCTTCCCAGTGCATCATATCAGTGGGAAACAGTCGCAACCAATTTCGATGAATTCCAAGATGTTTCT GAGAAACTTTTCTCGAGTAAGAATAGAACGGAGGCTTCTCTAGGAAAGAAGTTGAAAGGAGACATGCTTGCAGAGATTGAGAAGGTTCACAAG AGGAAAGAGAGGTTGCTAAAGAAGCAACACAGACAAGCTCTCCTCCTTGATAATTTTTTGACCGTGGATGGGCTTGGTCCAGGGCGCTCTCTTCGTGACAGAAAACCTGTAACCTACACGTTTG ATGATTATGACCGGTCCATCAATGAGGCAATCAAAGTAACCAA AAAGAAGCAGCCATCTCCAGATCCTTTACAGAAACGAGAGGTTGTTGGGAGGCCTGAAGCTTCTAGTAATGGTAAATGGAGTGCTGCTACAAATTCCTATGAACATGTGGGATTTAGTGCTGCATCGCCTAAATCACCtgattatgatgatgatgatgatgatgacgaagAAGATAACAAATCTGAACAATTGGATCGAAG TAATCGGCGAAGACAGAGGCCCCAACGGTATTCTGCGAAAGAATTTGTTGAAGCAGTTTCAGATAATGACGCAGActttgacagtgatgatgatatAGTTGGCGAGGCTATATATGATGAGGAATACTTAAAGAAAcgtaaagagagaagaaaatttTCTAGTAGTTCCGAAGGAGATGAGGAGTATCattttgaggaagaaaatgctgaagaagaggaagaagaggaaatgGAAGATTCCGCTAGTGCCAGCGAGGATAGTGAAGAACCCCGAAAATTGAAGAAGTTGCCAGGCCGTACTAGGAGGGAAGCTAAATTGAGATCGGTTGATGAACTCCAGTCAGGTCTGAGACGCAGTAAGAGGGCCACCAGAAATCGTATTGATTATCGACAATATGAGTTCTCAGAGTCAGAACCAGAACCTATGAAACCTGAGAAATCAAATGCATCGGATGAACATTATGATGCCAGTGAGAACGGGGATTATTCAATGGAAAGTCAAGAATCAGATGGTAATATTGAGGACCAAGAAATGAAAGTTGATCAGGCTGTTGAAAATTATCCCGAGACAACAGTTGAGAAAGAGCAAAACCAGCCACCTGAAAAACCAAATAGCCCAGGGAAAGAGGAAGTCGAAGGTGTACAAAAAAGACGTTTCCTCGACCTCAACGAGCTAGCCCCTGGTTCAGGTTTTGATGACGGTCCAAACACATTAATGAAAGATGATGCGGATGATTTGTGA